One genomic segment of Sparus aurata chromosome 24, fSpaAur1.1, whole genome shotgun sequence includes these proteins:
- the LOC115576976 gene encoding complement C1q-like protein 2 — translation MKRRAGRPEAPLSSVTIPPRRRSTGLLSSFGARTARRKWLVVFLVTAVAMVLLALVVAVPLLLLRSPETSGHYYEMMGTCRMVCDPYTPKPGGATAMEVIQNVNGVNPQPPMAQGSRGEPGRPGKPGSRGPPGEPGPPGPRGPPGERGGGGGKTTYPTTTGATGGENGESDGANSTASGFRIAFYVGLKNPHEGYEVLKFDDVITNLGNHYDASTGKFTCHVSGIYFFTYHVLMRGGDGTSMWADLCKNGQVRASAIAQDADQNYDYASNSAVLHLDSGDEIYVKLDGGKAHGGNNNKYSTFSGFILYPD, via the exons ATGAAGCGGCGAGCTGG TCGTCCTGAAGCCCCCCTGTCCTCCGTCACAATTCCCCCCCGGAGACGCTCCACGGGTCTTCTGTCGTCCTTTGGCGCCCGGACCGCGCGGAGGAAGTGGCTGGTGGTCTTTCTGGTGACCGCCGTCGCGATGGTTCTGCTGGCTCTGGTCGTGGCTGTCCCGTTACTACTGCTCCGGTCCCCTGAGACCTCCGGTCATTACTACGAAATGATGGGCACCTGTCGGATGGTCTGTGACCCGTACACCCCCAAACCGGGAGGCGCCACTGCCATGGAGGTGATCCAGAACGTTAACGGTGTCAATCCGCAGCCGCCGATGGCGCAAGGGAGCCGCGGGGAGCCGGGGAGACCGGGTAAACCTGGATCCAGGGGCCCGCCGGGAGAACCAGGACCCCCTGGTCCGAGGGGGCCACCGGGAGAgcgcggcggcggcggcggtaaGACCACCTACCCCACCACAACCGGAGCTACCGGAGGGGAGAACGGCGAGTCAGACGGCGCGAACTCCACGGCCAGCGGCTTCAGGATCGCGTTTTACGTCGGCCTGAAGAACCCACACGAGGGATACGAGGTGTTAAAGTTCGACGACGTGATTACAAACTTGGGCAACCACTACGACGCGAGCACCGGGAAGTTCACCTGCCATGTGTCCGGGATCTATTTCTTCACCTACCATGTGTTGATGCGGGGAGGGGACGGAACGAGCATGTGGGCCGACCTGTGCAAAAACGGACAG GTGAGGGCCAGCGCCATTGCCCAGGACGCCGACCAGAACTATGACTACGCCAGCAACAGCGCCGTGCTGCACTTAGACTCTGGGGACGAGATCTACGTCAAGCTGGACGGCGGCAAAGCTCACGgaggcaacaacaacaagtacaGCACCTTCTCCGGCTTCATCTTATACCCCGACTAA
- the LOC115576974 gene encoding metalloreductase STEAP3 encodes MPDEMARPLIRGRGERGGSRCLEASMSDPGAPVVGILGTGDFSRSLARRLVASGYQVVVGSRTPKRSAALFPEEAEVTSQMEAASQADLVFVAVFPEHHSTLVELKPTLAGKTLVDVSNGLRVNLDGPSNAELLADLFPESIIVKGFNTISAWSLQMGPRDGSRQVFLCSDSSKAKSSVMQLCRRLGFIPVDMGLLSSSLEIENLPLYLFPSWRIPVLCTIALFISFYLYNFLRDILQPFVTAGKSVFYKMPIETVNVTLPSVALVMFSLVYVPGLCAAFLQLWWGTKYNRFPKWLDGWLTRRKQFGLCSFLCAVLHAVYSMCLPLRKSFRYKLLNLAVKQVKDRVEDSWDSAEAWRMELYISVGIIALGLLSLLAVTSLPSVANTVNWREFSFIQSTLGYCALSMATLHTLLYGWDRAFDPAQYRFNLPPTFVLVLILPVTVLLGRLALLVPCVAMRLGKVRRGWEKSRHIRFTLPDDGSHNGLEDVSHV; translated from the exons ATGCCTGATGAAATGGCGAGGCCTTTAATCCGAGGCAGAGGTGAACGAGGAGGCTCCAGATGTCTCGAAGCCTCCATGTCCGACCCTGGCGCTCCGGTCGTTGGCATCCTGGGCACGGGCGACTTCTCCCGCTCGCTGGCGAGGCGGCTGGTGGCCTCCGGCTAccaggtggtggtggggagTCGAACCCCCAAACGCTCCGCGGCTCTGTTCCCCGAAGAGGCCGAG GTGACATCCCAGATGGAGGCAGCCAGCCAGGCGGACCTGGTCTTTGTCGCTGTGTTCCCTGAGCACCACTCGACGCTGGTGGAGCTGAAGCCGACACTAGCTGGGAAGACACTGGTGGATGTCAGCAATGGTCTGAGAGTCAACCTCGATGGGCCTTCGAATGCCGAACTGCTGGCAGACCTGTTTCCAGAAAGCATCATAGTGAAAGGGTTTAACACCATATCAGCCTGGTCGCTGCAGATGGGACCTCGGGATGGAAGCAGGCAG gTTTTCCTGTGCAGTGACAGCAGCAAGGCCAAGAGCTCAGTGATGCAGCTCTGTCGTAGACTGGGCTTCATCCCCGTCGATATgggcctcctctcctcttctctggaGATTGAAAACCTCCCCCTCTATCTATTCCCCTCCTGGCGTATCCCAGTCCTGTGCACTATCGCCCTGTTCATCTCCTTCTACCTGTACAACTTCCTCCGCGACATCCTGCAGCCCTTCGTCACAGCAGGGAAGAGTGTTTTCTACAAAATGCCCATTGAGACAGTTAACGTCACTCTTCCCTCAGTAGCCTTGGTGATGTTTTCGCTGGTCTACGTGCCGGGTCTGTGCGCCGCTTTCCTCCAGCTTTGGTGGGGCACCAAGTACAACCGCTTCCCTAAGTGGCTGGACGGGTGGCTAACCAGGAGGAAGCAGTTTGGGCTGTGTAGCTTCCTGTGTGCCGTTCTGCATGCGGTCTACAGTATGTGTCTTCCCTTGAGGAAGTCTTTCCGCTACAAACTGCTCAACCTTGCTGTCAAACAG GTGAAGGACAGGGTGGAGGACTCGTGGGACAGTGCCGAGGCGTGGAGGATGGAGCTTTACATCTCAGTGGGCATCATAGCCCTCGGGTTGCTCTCCCTGCTGGCTGTCACTTCGCTGCCCTCAGTGGCCAACACTGTCAACTGGAGGGAGTTCAGCTTCATAcag TCCACACTAGGTTACTGTGCCTTGTCCATGGCCACCCTCCACACGCTCCTCTATGGCTGGGACCGCGCCTTCGATCCGGCCCAGTACCGCTTCAACCTGCCTCCCACCTTCGTACTGGTCCTGATCCTCCCCGTCACGGTCCTGCTGGGCCGCCTGGCTCTCCTGGTGCCCTGTGTGGCCATGCGGCTGGGGAAGGTCCGCCGCGGCTGGGAGAAGAGCCGGCACATCCGCTTCACGCTGCCGGACGACGGCAGCCACAACGGGCTGGAGGATGTCAGCCATGTATGA
- the LOC115576977 gene encoding homeobox protein engrailed-1-B-like isoform X1, which yields MEEQKEPNSGRDSTEEESMSLSPNLPSPPMILPHQAAQQAHRTTNFFIDNILRPDFGCRKEPSYRDRSQTLGRENVNPLGARPPHAGSLCLDSNCSSDSTSSSPSSSSSSSSSSTSSSPSSKQNSSKQGEAASNGTGRYADSPSSIMVMSGSNGGSPPITKESQPMLWPAWVYCTRYSDRPSSVVSTAGPRTRKLKKKKNSKEDKRPRTAFTAEQLQRLKNEFQANRYITEQRRQSLAQELNLNESQIKIWFQNKRAKIKKATGYKNGLALQLMAQGLYNHSTTTVQEDKEESE from the exons ATGGAAGAGCAAAAGGAGCCCAACAGCGGCCGGGACTCGACCGAGGAGGAGAGCATGTCCCTGTCGCCGAACCTCCCATCCCCTCCCATGATTTTACCCCACCAGGCCGCGCAGCAGGCCCACAGAACCACGAACTTTTTCATAGACAACATCCTCCGGCCGGACTTCGGCTGCAGGAAGGAGCCGAGCTACCGCGACCGGAGCCAGACGCTGGGCAGGGAGAACGTGAACCCGCTGGGAGCGAGGCCGCCGCACGCCGGCAGCCTCTGCCTGGACTCCAACTGCAGCAGCGACAGCACCTCGTCGtcgccctcctcctcttcctcctcgtcgtCGTCGTCCACGTCCTCGTCGCCTTCGTCCAAGCAGAACTCGTCGAAACAGGGCGAAGCGGCGAGCAACGGGACTGGCAGATACGCAGACAGCCCCTCGTCAATTATGGTTATGAGTGGCAGCAATGGAGGCTCTCCGCCCATCACGAAAGAAAGCCAGCCGATGTTGTGGCCCGCTTGGGTTTACTGTACACGGTACTCGGACCGGCCGTCATCTG TTGTCTCCACTGCAGGCCCAAGGACACGgaaactgaaaaagaagaagaacagcaaGGAGGACAAGCGGCCCAGGACAGCGTTCACggccgagcagctgcagagACTGAAAAACGAGTTCCAGGCCAACCGGTACATAACGGAGCAGCGGAGACAGTCTCTGGCCCAGGAACTGAACCTGAACGAGTCCCAGATTAAAATCTGGTTCCAGAATAAGAGGGCCAAGATTAAAAAGGCCACCGGCTACAAGAACGGCCTGGCCCTGCAGCTCATGGCTCAAGGACTGTACAACCACTCCACGACCACCGTGcaggaggacaaggaggagaGCGAATGA
- the LOC115576977 gene encoding homeobox protein engrailed-1-B-like isoform X3, whose product MEEQKEPNSGRDSTEEESMSLSPNLPSPPMILPHQAAQQAHRTTNFFIDNILRPDFGCRKEPSYRDRSQTLGRENVNPLGARPPHAGSLCLDSNCSSDSTSSSPSSSSSSSSSSTSSSPSSKQNSSKQGEAASNGTGRYADSPSSIMVMSGSNGGSPPITKESQPMLWPAWVYCTRYSDRPSSAGPRTRKLKKKKNSKEDKRPRTAFTAEQLQRLKNEFQANRYITEQRRQSLAQELNLNESQIKIWFQNKRAKIKKATGYKNGLALQLMAQGLYNHSTTTVQEDKEESE is encoded by the exons ATGGAAGAGCAAAAGGAGCCCAACAGCGGCCGGGACTCGACCGAGGAGGAGAGCATGTCCCTGTCGCCGAACCTCCCATCCCCTCCCATGATTTTACCCCACCAGGCCGCGCAGCAGGCCCACAGAACCACGAACTTTTTCATAGACAACATCCTCCGGCCGGACTTCGGCTGCAGGAAGGAGCCGAGCTACCGCGACCGGAGCCAGACGCTGGGCAGGGAGAACGTGAACCCGCTGGGAGCGAGGCCGCCGCACGCCGGCAGCCTCTGCCTGGACTCCAACTGCAGCAGCGACAGCACCTCGTCGtcgccctcctcctcttcctcctcgtcgtCGTCGTCCACGTCCTCGTCGCCTTCGTCCAAGCAGAACTCGTCGAAACAGGGCGAAGCGGCGAGCAACGGGACTGGCAGATACGCAGACAGCCCCTCGTCAATTATGGTTATGAGTGGCAGCAATGGAGGCTCTCCGCCCATCACGAAAGAAAGCCAGCCGATGTTGTGGCCCGCTTGGGTTTACTGTACACGGTACTCGGACCGGCCGTCATCTG CAGGCCCAAGGACACGgaaactgaaaaagaagaagaacagcaaGGAGGACAAGCGGCCCAGGACAGCGTTCACggccgagcagctgcagagACTGAAAAACGAGTTCCAGGCCAACCGGTACATAACGGAGCAGCGGAGACAGTCTCTGGCCCAGGAACTGAACCTGAACGAGTCCCAGATTAAAATCTGGTTCCAGAATAAGAGGGCCAAGATTAAAAAGGCCACCGGCTACAAGAACGGCCTGGCCCTGCAGCTCATGGCTCAAGGACTGTACAACCACTCCACGACCACCGTGcaggaggacaaggaggagaGCGAATGA
- the LOC115576977 gene encoding homeobox protein engrailed-1-B-like isoform X4 yields the protein MEEQKEPNSGRDSTEEESMSLSPNLPSPPMILPHQAAQQAHRTTNFFIDNILRPDFGCRKEPSYRDRSQTLGRENVNPLGARPPHAGSLCLDSNCSSDSTSSSPSSSSSSSSSSTSSSPSSKQNSSKQGEAASNGTGRYADSPSSIMVMSGSNGGSPPITKESQPMLWPAWVYCTRYSDRPSSGPRTRKLKKKKNSKEDKRPRTAFTAEQLQRLKNEFQANRYITEQRRQSLAQELNLNESQIKIWFQNKRAKIKKATGYKNGLALQLMAQGLYNHSTTTVQEDKEESE from the exons ATGGAAGAGCAAAAGGAGCCCAACAGCGGCCGGGACTCGACCGAGGAGGAGAGCATGTCCCTGTCGCCGAACCTCCCATCCCCTCCCATGATTTTACCCCACCAGGCCGCGCAGCAGGCCCACAGAACCACGAACTTTTTCATAGACAACATCCTCCGGCCGGACTTCGGCTGCAGGAAGGAGCCGAGCTACCGCGACCGGAGCCAGACGCTGGGCAGGGAGAACGTGAACCCGCTGGGAGCGAGGCCGCCGCACGCCGGCAGCCTCTGCCTGGACTCCAACTGCAGCAGCGACAGCACCTCGTCGtcgccctcctcctcttcctcctcgtcgtCGTCGTCCACGTCCTCGTCGCCTTCGTCCAAGCAGAACTCGTCGAAACAGGGCGAAGCGGCGAGCAACGGGACTGGCAGATACGCAGACAGCCCCTCGTCAATTATGGTTATGAGTGGCAGCAATGGAGGCTCTCCGCCCATCACGAAAGAAAGCCAGCCGATGTTGTGGCCCGCTTGGGTTTACTGTACACGGTACTCGGACCGGCCGTCATCTG GCCCAAGGACACGgaaactgaaaaagaagaagaacagcaaGGAGGACAAGCGGCCCAGGACAGCGTTCACggccgagcagctgcagagACTGAAAAACGAGTTCCAGGCCAACCGGTACATAACGGAGCAGCGGAGACAGTCTCTGGCCCAGGAACTGAACCTGAACGAGTCCCAGATTAAAATCTGGTTCCAGAATAAGAGGGCCAAGATTAAAAAGGCCACCGGCTACAAGAACGGCCTGGCCCTGCAGCTCATGGCTCAAGGACTGTACAACCACTCCACGACCACCGTGcaggaggacaaggaggagaGCGAATGA
- the LOC115576977 gene encoding homeobox protein engrailed-1-B-like isoform X2: MEEQKEPNSGRDSTEEESMSLSPNLPSPPMILPHQAAQQAHRTTNFFIDNILRPDFGCRKEPSYRDRSQTLGRENVNPLGARPPHAGSLCLDSNCSSDSTSSSPSSSSSSSSSSTSSSPSSKQNSSKQGEAASNGTGRYADSPSSIMVMSGSNGGSPPITKESQPMLWPAWVYCTRYSDRPSSVSTAGPRTRKLKKKKNSKEDKRPRTAFTAEQLQRLKNEFQANRYITEQRRQSLAQELNLNESQIKIWFQNKRAKIKKATGYKNGLALQLMAQGLYNHSTTTVQEDKEESE, from the exons ATGGAAGAGCAAAAGGAGCCCAACAGCGGCCGGGACTCGACCGAGGAGGAGAGCATGTCCCTGTCGCCGAACCTCCCATCCCCTCCCATGATTTTACCCCACCAGGCCGCGCAGCAGGCCCACAGAACCACGAACTTTTTCATAGACAACATCCTCCGGCCGGACTTCGGCTGCAGGAAGGAGCCGAGCTACCGCGACCGGAGCCAGACGCTGGGCAGGGAGAACGTGAACCCGCTGGGAGCGAGGCCGCCGCACGCCGGCAGCCTCTGCCTGGACTCCAACTGCAGCAGCGACAGCACCTCGTCGtcgccctcctcctcttcctcctcgtcgtCGTCGTCCACGTCCTCGTCGCCTTCGTCCAAGCAGAACTCGTCGAAACAGGGCGAAGCGGCGAGCAACGGGACTGGCAGATACGCAGACAGCCCCTCGTCAATTATGGTTATGAGTGGCAGCAATGGAGGCTCTCCGCCCATCACGAAAGAAAGCCAGCCGATGTTGTGGCCCGCTTGGGTTTACTGTACACGGTACTCGGACCGGCCGTCATCTG TCTCCACTGCAGGCCCAAGGACACGgaaactgaaaaagaagaagaacagcaaGGAGGACAAGCGGCCCAGGACAGCGTTCACggccgagcagctgcagagACTGAAAAACGAGTTCCAGGCCAACCGGTACATAACGGAGCAGCGGAGACAGTCTCTGGCCCAGGAACTGAACCTGAACGAGTCCCAGATTAAAATCTGGTTCCAGAATAAGAGGGCCAAGATTAAAAAGGCCACCGGCTACAAGAACGGCCTGGCCCTGCAGCTCATGGCTCAAGGACTGTACAACCACTCCACGACCACCGTGcaggaggacaaggaggagaGCGAATGA